The Danio rerio strain Tuebingen ecotype United States chromosome 10, GRCz12tu, whole genome shotgun sequence genome contains a region encoding:
- the LOC137490696 gene encoding uncharacterized protein, with protein MEEKRKRRFFKIPSFLKAGKNTAQLEQMPENGHDEEVKERKRKKSRLASFLRSCRKHLTISCLTPNKEIELENEEEEEEQIDLPISPPKDADDDFLRNSTIEHHQIIVTPMIHREPCVEDEINVSQGEILMKKTTSSCGEQEEEEGKIKEEMKEKKRRRRRKKEQEKTEETMMDKKEEGKIEEEDGRKGRMIKEEKMEEMMMEKEEEGGTIKKEGKKKERKRRKIRKKEEKKERRSRRKEEMKKNEEEDMEMMDMKEEIKEEEEEEEEEEKVKKRNRKQKISSRMSRRMMRRRNKRRRMRG; from the exons ATGGAGGAAAAGAGGAAAAGGAGATTTTTCAAGATACCCTCTTTCCTCAAAGCTGGCAAAAACACAGCACAGCTTGAACAAATGCCTGAAAATGGCCATG aCGAGGAGGTGAAAGAGAGGAAGAGAAAAAAGAGCCGGCTGGCATCATTCCTCAGATCTTGCAGGAAACACCTGACAATCTCCTGCCTCACCCCTAATAAAGAAATCGAGCTGGAgaatgaagaggaggaggaagagcaaATAGATCTCCCAATCTCTCCACCCAAAGACGCTGATG atgACTTTCTGCGCAACTCAACGATTGAGCATCATCAAATCATAGTGACTCCCATGATACACAGAGAGCCTTGTGTGGAAGATGAGATAAATGTCAGCCAAGGAGAAATATTAATGAAGAAAACTACTTCATCCTGTGGAGAacaagaggaggaggagggcaaGATTAAAGAGGAGATGAAGGAGAAGAAGAGGAGAAGGAGAAGGAAGAAAGAGCAGGAGAAAACGGAGGAGACAATGATGGACAAGAAGGAGGAGGGCAAGATTGAGGAGGAGGATGGAAGGAAAGGGAGAATGATAAAAGAGGAGAAGATGGAGGAGATGATgatggagaaggaggaggagggcggcACGATTAAGAAGGAGGGGAAGAAGAAGGAAAGGAAAAGGAGAAAGATTAGGAAGAAAGAGGAGAAGAAGGAGAGAAGGAGCAGGAGGAAAGAGGAGATGAAGAAGAATGAGGAGGAGGACATGGAGATGATGGACATGAAAGAGGagataaaggaggaggaggaggaggaggaggaggaggagaaggtgaAGAAGAGAAATCGAAAGCAGAAAATAAGCAGCAGGATGAGCAGAAGAATGATGAGGAGGAGAAATAAAAGGAGGAGGATGAGGGGATGA